TAATAAGATCCAAAAGGTTTATCGATCCCAGGGGGTACAGATTCAtaataagcatatagagattatTGTAcgacaaataacatcaaaagtGTTGGTTTCAGAAGATGGAATGTCTAATGTTTTTTCACCCGGGGAACTAATCGGATTGTTGCGAGCAGAACGAGCAGGTCGTGCTTTGGAAGAGGCTATTTGTTACCGAGCCGTCTTATTGGGAATAACGAGAGCATCTCTGAATACTCAAAGTTTCATATCAGAAGCTAGTTTTCAGGAAACCGCTCGAGTTTTAGCAAAAGCCGCTCTCCGGGGTCGTATTGATTGGTTGAAAGGTCTGAAAGAGAATGTTGTTCTGGGGGGATGATACCCGTTGGTACCGGATTCAAACGATTCGTTCACCGTTCAAGGGAATACAACAACATTCCTTtggaaatacaaaagaagaattttttcgGGGGGGAAATGAGAGATATTCTGTTCCACCACAGAGAattattttgttcttgcatCCCAAAGCCAAAGAGTTTCCATAATACATCAGAACAACCATTCTATGCTATGGGATCTAATCCAATCGTTCATAAGAGCGGATTCATTATTAGCTAAGCTAATATAATGGTCATTTGTTAATAAAGAGAATATCGAAACCAAGGGTAAAGGAATTCATAATGAAGCTTGGACCGTGTATCAACGGTTAACCCGCGGTAGAAGGTTCCATTGgaacaattatttatttcagGGTACCTCGTCTCTTTTTTTTAGAGGAAGTGTGGGGATAAATGACAAGAAGATATTGGAACATCCATTTGGAAGAGATGATGGAAGCGGGGGTTCATTTTGGTCATGGTACTAGGAAATGGAATCCTAGAATGGCACCTTACATCTCTGCAAAGCGTAAAGGTATTCATATTACAAATCTTACGAGAACTGCTCGTTTTTATCAGAAGCCTGTGATTTAGTTTTTGACGCAGCAAGTAGAGGAAAACACTTCCTAATAGTTGGTACGAAAGATAAGGCAGCTGATTCGGTAGCATCAGCTGCAATAAGGGCTCGGTGTcattatgtcaataaaaaatggCTCGGTGGTATGTCAACGAATTGGTCCACTACGGAAACGAGGCTTCAGAAGTTCAGGGACTTGAGAGTGAGAGCCGAGATGGGGCAACTCAGTCGTCTCCCGAAACGGGATGCAGCAATATTGAAGAGACAATTATCTCACTTTCAAACATATCTGGGCGGTATCAAATATATGACGGGGTTACCCGATATTGTAATCATCATTGATCAGCAAGAAGAATATACGGCCCTTCGAGAATGCGTCACTTTGGGTATTCCAACTATTTGTTTAATCGATACAAATTGTGATCCAGATCTCGCAGATATTCCGATTCCAGCCAACGATGACGCTATAGCTTCCATCCGATTGATTCTTAACAAATTAGTATCCGCAATTTGTCAGGGACGTTCTAGCTATATAAGAAGTCGTTGATTAATAATAAGATAAGTCAA
This Nymphaea colorata isolate Beijing-Zhang1983 unplaced genomic scaffold, ASM883128v2 scaffold0713, whole genome shotgun sequence DNA region includes the following protein-coding sequences:
- the LOC126409671 gene encoding DNA-directed RNA polymerase subunit beta''-like, with translation MNLEKRVEGWNEHITGILGIPWGFLIGAELTIAQSRISLVNKIQKVYRSQGVQIHNKHIEIIVRQITSKVLVSEDGMSNVFSPGELIGLLRAERAGRALEEAICYRAVLLGITRASLNTQSFISEASFQETARVLAKAALRGRIDWLKGLKENVVLGG